The window TATCCTGACCAATCTTTCAGATCTGCTTTCGGATTAGCTTTGTCGCGAGTTGCCTTTGCAAACATTTCTTTCATTTCCGGATTCAGCTCTTCAGGCTTGATCTGTCCGCTCATTGCCTTCTTCAATGTGTCTGATTTTCTTTCCACAGCATCCGCATAATCGTAAGTGGAGTTTCCGATCGGCCAATACTCTGCGCTTACCGTGAAGTCTAACTTCAAAGCGTCAGGATCTACTTTACGCTGAGCATTGATAAACGTGTTCGCATAAATCATAGCCGCTTCAGGATTCTTCATCCCTTTCTTCACAACAATAAACTGGTTACTTACCGGCACCATCATCGTGTTCACAGTCCCTTTGGCATCAGGGATCAAATAAGGCACGAAATCAACCTTCGGATTGAGCTTCATAGCATCAGCAGCCAACCCGCCGGACCACCATGGACCGAAGAACATACCCGCTTTGCCAGATACGATGTTCTCGTTCGGGTCTTTGCGCAAAGCAAATTCCTTATCAATTGCACCTGCCGCATACATGTCACGCAGCTTGCTGAGTGCTTGCTTCGTTTCAGGAAGGATCGAAGCGTAAACGACCTTGCCGGAGCTATCCTTGATCCAGTTGGAAGGATAAGCGCCGAATGCTTGGAAAATACCTTTAAAGTCCCCTCGCTGCGCTTTACCGCTTACCGTTAATGCTTTCTCGTAACCGGCGATGCCAATGGTATCCGCTTTGCCACTACCGTCTGGATCTTTCTCTACGAAAGCTTTGGCGATCGCAGCGACATCGTCCATCGACTTTGGCGGCTGAAGTCCCAATTTATCCATCCAGTCCTTGCGTACCCACGCCATACTTGAAGCATCCGCTTGTACGCTAATATTGGGAATACCCATCAATTTACCTTTATAGGTTGCTTTCTCAATCGCTTTGTTGTTCGTTGATGCATACAATTCCTTGGCTAATGGAGACGCGTAT is drawn from Paenibacillus sp. V4I7 and contains these coding sequences:
- a CDS encoding extracellular solute-binding protein, whose amino-acid sequence is MKKKKALISMITLVVLLTACSSNNGGASKDGGGQAADPNVKVDPFKMPNPIEVTTFKSLSPGAKLPAGDTVESNQYMKYISEKTNINFKILWYAASQDYEQKMKLAIASNDLPDVMLVNEQIFLALAEAGQIEDLSKVYDKYASPLAKELYASTNNKAIEKATYKGKLMGIPNISVQADASSMAWVRKDWMDKLGLQPPKSMDDVAAIAKAFVEKDPDGSGKADTIGIAGYEKALTVSGKAQRGDFKGIFQAFGAYPSNWIKDSSGKVVYASILPETKQALSKLRDMYAAGAIDKEFALRKDPNENIVSGKAGMFFGPWWSGGLAADAMKLNPKVDFVPYLIPDAKGTVNTMMVPVSNQFIVVKKGMKNPEAAMIYANTFINAQRKVDPDALKLDFTVSAEYWPIGNSTYDYADAVERKSDTLKKAMSGQIKPEELNPEMKEMFAKATRDKANPKADLKDWSGYFGYTVPADLLKQNMNKVYSEFTANTKTMERKWANLQKLETETFFGIVMGEKPLDSFDKFVTDWKAQGGDEITKEVTDEISKSKK